From a single Brassica oleracea var. oleracea cultivar TO1000 chromosome C5, BOL, whole genome shotgun sequence genomic region:
- the LOC106292525 gene encoding cytochrome P450 72A13, with translation MSKTDISEVAVATAVVVVTVLIWKGLNLAWFRPKKHEAYLKRQGLSGTPFTFLVGDAVREASMVEQAKSRSISLSDDYTPRVMPMILQTVKDHGETCYMWMGPTASVIVKKPEHIKEVLNRANDFPKPPVHPVVELFATGVALYSGEKWSKHRKIINHSFHLEKLKIMIPAFHESCIKMISKWERLVREQGSSAEIDVWPYLEDVTSDAISRTAFGSSYDEGKRIFELQEEQGRRLVKALLFFLMFRFLPTRNNMRMKQIDREVKSRLGEIIKKRQRAMEAGEAPKNDLLGILLESNSGDHGMSTKDVIEECRLFNFAGQETTADLLVWTMIMLSHHKKWQDQARQEILQVIGKSNKPNFDALSRLKIMSMILNEVLRLYPPGILLGRTIEKETKLDEEVTLPGGAQVMIPTLMVHRDPELWGEDVNEFKPERFADGISKATKNQVSFLPFGWGPRFCPGQNFALMEAKMALVLILRRFSFELSPTYTHAPHTVLTLHPQFGAPLIFHTLQDQ, from the exons ATGAGTAAGACAGATATATCAGAGGTTGCAGTTGCGACTGCGGTCGTGGTGGTAACAGTATTGATATGGAAAGGTCTGAACCTAGCTTGGTTTAGACCAAAGAAACATGAGGCTTATCTAAAGAGACAAGGTCTCTCTGGAACTCCTTTCACCTTTCTTGTCGGTGACGCTGTAAGGGAAGCTAGTATGGTGGAGCAAGCAAAGTCCAGATCTATCAGTCTATCCGACGATTACACGCCACGTGTCATGCCTATGATATTACAAACCGTTAAGGATCATG GGGAGACATGTTACATGTGGATGGGACCAACAGCGAGTGTTATTGTGAAGAAACCAGAACACATCAAAGAAGTTCTAAACAGAGCTAACGATTTTCCGAAGCCGCCAGTGCACCCAGTCGTTGAGCTTTTTGCGACTGGAGTTGCGTTGTATAGTGGAGAGAAATGGTCTAAGCACAGGAAGATTATAAACCATTCTTTTCATCTAGAAAAGCTCAAG ATTATGATACCTGCGTTCCACGAGAGCTGCATCAAGATGATAAGCAAATGGGAGAGGTTGGTGAGGGAGCAAGGATCATCAGCTGAGATTGATGTTTGGCCATACCTTGAGGATGTAACCTCAGATGCAATCTCGCGTACGGCGTTTGGTAGTAGCTATGACGAAGGTAAGAGAATCTTTGAGCTTCAAGAAGAACAAGGCCGACGACTTGTAAAAGCTCTCT TGTTTTTTCTCATGTTTAGGTTTCTACCGACAAGGAACAACATGAGGATGAAGCAAATAGACAGAGAAGTAAAGTCTAGGTTGGGAGAGATCATCAAGAAAAGACAGAGAGCTATGGAAGCAGGAGAGGCTCCAAAGAATGATCTGCTGGGAATACTTTTGGAATCTAACTCAGGAGATCATGGGATGAGTACCAAAGATGTGATAGAAGAGTGCAGGCTGTTTAACTTTGCTGGCCAAGAAACCACTGCTGATCTGCTTGTGTGGACTATGATTATGCTGAGCCATCACAAGAAGTGGCAAGATCAAGCTAGACAAGAGATATTACAAGTCATTGGGAAGAGCAACAAACCAAATTTTGATGCACTCTCTCGACTCAAAATA ATGAGCATGATCTTGAACGAGGTGTTGAGGTTATACCCACCAGGGATTCTACTTGGTCGAACCATAGAGAAAGAAACAAAGCTAGATGAGGAGGTGACACTTCCAGGTGGTGCACAAGTGATGATTCCTACTCTTATGGTTCATCGTGATCCTGAGCTATGGGGAGAAGATGTTAATGAGTTTAAACCGGAGAGATTCGCTGATGGGATTTCAAAGGCCACGAAGAACCAAGTCTCGTTTCTACCGTTTGGATGGGGACCAAGATTCTGTCCTGGTCAGAACTTTGCTCTAATGGAAGCTAAGATGGCTCTTGTCTTGATACTGCGGAGATTCTCCTTCGAGCTGTCTCCGACGTATACTCACGC